The DNA segment GAGCACGTCCGCGAGTACGCCGCGGCGTTCGACGCCGTGATCGTCACCGGCGGGATCGGCAGCACGCCGGACGACGTGACGATGGAGGCGGTCGCGGACGCGTTCGACCGCGAGATGGTCGCCACCGACCTCACGCGCGAGTCGGTCGATCGCCGGCTGGCCGCGATCCGCGAGCGCGTCCCCGACCGCGAGTTCGACGTCGACGCGGAGGCGGAGGCGGCGGTCCCCGAGGGGAGCCGCCCGCTCGTGACCGAGGCGGGGCTCGCCCCCGGCTGCGTGATCGAGGGCGTCTACGTCATGCCGGGCATTCCGGACGAGCTGAAGGCGACGTTCGCGACCGTCGCCGACGAGTTCGCCGGCGACCGGCGCTCGCGGTTCCTCTACACCGTGGAGCCCGAGTCGAACATCGTCCCCGCCCTGCGGGAGGCGATGGAGCGGTTCGACGTCGCCGTCGGCTGTTACCCCGACCGCGAGGCCGACCACAACCGCCTCAAGGTGACCGCGACCGACGACGACGCGCTCGAGGAGGCCGCGGCGTGGCTGCTGGCGAACGTGAACGCGAGCGAGACGCCGGTGCGACGGAACTGGGACTGAGACCGGGCAGAGACGTCCTCGCGGTCGTGTGCGACGCGCGCCACCGCGGACGGACCTTGATGAGGGTGGCCGTCGTCGTCGGGGCCATGCAGGAGTTCGACTTTCTCGTGATCGGGTCGGGGTCCGGACTGGACGTGGCGAACGCGATGGCCGGCCGGGGGAACTCGGTCGCGGTCGTCGAGGAGGGGCGGCTCGGCGGGACGTGTCTCAACCGCGGTTGCATCCCCTCGAAACAGCTCCTCTACCACGCCGACGTGATGGAGACGATCGAGGGCGCCAGCGCATTCGAGATCGACGCCGAAGTCAACGGCGTCGACTTCGCGGAGATCGTCCGGAAGGTGAACGAGGACGTCTCGGAGAGCTCCGAGTCCATCCGTCGGGGGCTCTCCTCGTCGAACGCTCACGACCTGTTCGAGGGGACCGGGCGCTTCGTCGACGACCGCACGGTCGAGATCGTCGACGGCGACGACGCGGGCGCGACGCTGCGGGCCGACACCGCCCTCGTCGCCACCGGCACGCGCCCCTCGATCCCCCCGATAGACGGGATCGAGGACGTGGACTACCTCACGAGCACGGAGGCGCTCCGGCTGGAGACGCCGCCGGAGCACCTCGTGATCGTCGGCGGCGGCTACATCGCGGCCGAACTCGGCCACTTCTTCGGGACGTTCGGCAGCGACGTGACGATCGTCGGCCGGCGCGAGCACCTGCTCCCGGAGGCGGACGCGGAGGTCGGCGAGGCCTTCACCGACCGCTACGCCGACCGGTTCGACGTGTACACGGGCTACGAGGCCGTCGCGGCCGACGAGACGGACGGCGAGGTGACGATCGAGGCCCGGCCGTACCCCGAGGCCGACGCGGTCCGCGCGGGCGGCGAGACGGTCGGCGCGCCCGACGAGGCTGAGAACGTGACGGTCTCGGGCGACGCGCTGCTCGTCGCCGCGGGCCGGCGCCCGAACACCGACGCGCTGAACCTCGACGCGACCGGCGTGGAGACGGACGAGGAGGGGTTCGTCGAGACCGACGAGTACCTCCGGACCGACGCCGACGGCGTGTGGGCGCTCGGCGACGTGGTCGGCGAGTACCTGCTGAAACACAGCGCGAACCACGAGGCGAAGGCCCTGATCCGGAACCTCCTCGGCGACGAGATGGATCCGGTCGACTACTCGGCGATGCCGTTCGCGGTGTTCGCGTCGCCGGAAGTCGCCGGTGTCGGTGCGCGCGAGCAGGACCTCCGGGCGACCGACGCGGAGTACGCCACCCGCACCTACGCGTACGACGAGACCGCCCGCGGGAGCGCGATGCACGCCGACGGGTTCGTGAAGGTCCTCATCGACCTGGACGGGAACATCGAGGGGTGTCACATCGTCGGTCCCGAGGCGTCGAACCTGATCGAGGAGGTCGTCGTCGCGATGACGTCCGGCTCGGGGACCGTCGAAGACATCCGCGACGCGGTGCACGTCCACCCCGCGCTCTCCGAGGTCGTCGACCGGGCCTTCTCGGGGCAGTTCTCCAGGGGCGGCGGCCACGACCACCAGCACCACCGTCACGGATGAGGGGCGGCGGCGGTCGCTCGCCTTCGAGTCGGCGCGCGATCCGTTGGTACGGTATCGCATGCCGAATCGGCGTTCCGGACACACACCCGCGGGTGGGTTTTGTATGGGTACCGTTTATAAACGGACACGATGGCAAAAGCAGCAGTCGTGATTCTCGCCGGCAACGAATCGCACGCCGACTACGGTCGCCTCGCGAACGCGCTCGAGGCCGCGAAGGAGTTCGCCGAGAACGACGACGACGAGCTCGAGCTCATCTTCGACGGCGCCGGAACCCAGTGGATTCCTGAGCTGGAAGACGAGGAGAGCGACTACCACGAGCTCTACCAGGCGGTCCGCGACGACGCGGCGGTGTGTGACTACTGTTCCGGCGCGTTCGGCGTCGAGGACGCCGTCTCCGACGCCGGCCTCGTCACGCTCGACGACCACGACGGCCACCCGAGCATTCGCTCGCTCGTCGACGACGACTACGAGATCATCACGTTCTGAGCGGCCGAGACCGGCTCGCTCCCTCGCGGACGATCACCGCTTTTTCGGGATCTTCCCCGACAGCGCCGCGTGGACGCGTCCGCGTTCGTCCGTCCGGACCGTCGTCTCGTCGCGGCGACGCGGCCGCGGAGGCGCGCTCGGGAGACCGGGTCGACGTCGCCGAAGGCGGTCACTCCGTCCGTTCCTCGTCCCCGTCGTCGCCGAGGTCGACGACCGCCTGTCGGCTGAGCGCGCGCTCGAGGAACGACCGGGGGAGCGACGCGATGTCTCCGGTCTGCACCCGCCAGAAGTTCGCGTACAGCCCGTCCGCCTCGAGCAGCCCCTCGTGCGTGCCGTCCTCGACTACCCGCCCGTCGTCGAGGACGAGAATCCGGTCCGCGGTCCGGACGCTCGACAGGCGGTGCGCGATGACGAACGTCGTCCGATCGGCGGCGAACGCGACGAGTCGGTCCTGGATGAGCGCCTCCGTCTCCGTGTCCACCGCCGAGGTCGCCTCGTCTAACACCAGGATCTCGGGGTCCTTGAGCATCGTCCGCGCGAGCGCCAGCCGCTGACGCTGGCCGCCGGAGAGCTTCACCCCCCGTTCGCCAACCAGCGTGTCGTACCCGTCGGGTAAGTTCTCGATGAACTCGTGGGCCTGCGCCCGCCGGGCGGCGCGTTCGACGTCGTCGTCGCTCGCGTCGAAGGTGCCGTACCGGAGGTTCTCCGCGACCGTCCCGAAGAAGAGGAACGGCTCCTGGCTGACGTAGCCGATCGACCGTCGGAGACTCCGCAGCGTCACGTCGCGGACGTCCCGTCCGTCGATACGGACGGCGCCGTCGTCGACGTCGTACAGCCGCGGCAGCAGCTTCAAAAGCGTCGATTTGCCGGCGCCGGTCGGTCCGACCACCCCGACGGTCGTCCCGCCCTCGACCGCGAAGTCGACGTCTTCGAGCACGGCGTCTCCCGAGTAGGCGAATCGGACGTCGTCGTAGGTCACGGCTCCGTCGCCGACTTCCAGCGGGCTGGCGTCGGAACGGTCTCGGATCGCGGGGTCCCGGGAGAGCACGCCCTGGACCCGGCTCCCGGCGGCCTTGGCCCGCTCGTAGTCGTCGACGACGTCGCCCAGCCTGATGATCGGCCAGAGGAACTGCTGGGCGTAGATGACGAAGGTGACGAACGCGCCCGGGGTGAGCGCGCCCGTCAGGCCGAACGCCGGGCGACCGAGCACCCACAGTCCGCCGACGAGGAACGTGACCGCGAAGCCGACGCCGGAGATGACGTTCAGTCCCGGGAAGTACGTGATCCGGACCTTGATCGCCGAGAGGTTGGCGGTGAGGTACTGGTCGGAGGCCTCGGCCACCCGCTCGGCCTCGAACCGCTCGGCCCCCTCGCTCTTGATGACCTCGATGCCGCTGACGTTGTTCTCCAGCCGGGAGTTCAGGTCGCCGATCTCCTCGCGGATCGAGAGGTATCGCGGCTCGATCAGCCGGGTGAAAAGCAGCGTGAACGCTGCGAGGAGCGGGATCGGCAGCAGAGTCACCGCCGTCAGCGGAGGGTTCAGCCCGACGAGGATCACTCCGATGCCGACGACGGTCGCGAGGATCCACAGCGTCGCGCTCAGTCCGTCCTCGAGGAACGTCTCGAGGGCGTTGACGTCGTTGTTGAGGACGCTCATCAGGTCGCCCGTCCGGTTGCCGGTGAAGTAGGCGAGCTCGAGGTCCTGGAGGCGCTCGTAGGCGTCGACGCGGAGGTCGCGCTGGACCCGCTGGGCGAAGACGCTCCACCCCCAGTCCTCGACCCACGAGGCGACCGCGCCGACGAGTGTCGCTCCCAAGAGGACCGCGATCGAGAAGTACAGCTGCCCGACGTCGGTGCCCGGCACGACCCCGTCCGGCACGAGCGGGAGCGCGTACGGACGCTCGGCGAGGAAGATCGCGTCGACGGCCAGTCCGATAACGAAGGCGGGGACGAGCCCGAACGCCCGACCGACGACGGTCGCGACGGCGCCGAGAACCGCGTACCGACGGCCGGTGCCGTACTCGACGTACAGTCGCCAGACGGGGTTCTCCGACCGCGAGCCGGGCGCGGCCGAGCGGTCGGGGTCCGTTTCCATACCTCTACACCCGTCCTTCGCGGGTTAAGAGCCTCCGGGTGGCGTCGTCCGACCCTCTCGCCCGCGACCCGCTCGCCCGCGACCCGCCGGTCGCTCGTTCGCGGTCGACTCGGCCGCGGAGGCGGAGCCGTCCCGGAGCGATCCGCCTTTTAAATGAACTCCGAGGGGTTCGGGCCGTTCGTGACGTGGACCTCGAACGGCTGCGTGCCGACGTCGTCCCGCTCGACCAGATGCCAGTACGTCTCGGCCAGCTCGTCGGGGTCGAGGAACGTCTCCGCCTCGCGGTCCGGATCGCGCTCGCGGGCACCGGGCGAGTCGATCTGGCCGTCGATGACGACGTGCGCGACGTGAACGCCCTCGCCGCCGAACTCCTGTGCGACGTCCATCGCCATCCCCCGGGCGGCGAACTTCGCGGCCGTGAACCCGATCGCGCCGCCGCGGCTCCGGACCGCCGAGGTCGCGCCGGTGAAGATCACCGTGCCGCCCCCGGCCGCGAGCATGTCGTCGACGGCCTCCTGCGAGCAGACGAACGCGCCGCGGCCGTTGACCGCCCACGCCTCCTCGAACGCCTCGACGCTCGTGTCCATGAGCCCGGTCCACGACGCGGCGCTCGCGTGGTTGACGAGGACGTCCACCGGTCCGAACGCCTCGCGCACCGCCTCGAAGCCGTCTCGGATCGCCTCCACGTCCGTCAGGTCCGTGGTGACCGCGAGCCCCTCTCCCGGGTCCGGGAGGTCGGCCGCGAGCCCCTCGATGTACTCCGTCGAGCGGGCGAACAAGGCCACCCGACAGCCCTCCGCAGCGAACTTCCGCGCGAGCGACTCCCCGAGCCCGGGGCCGACCCCGGCGACGACTGCCGTGCGAGTCATACGCGCGCTACGGGCTGCCGGGTGAAAACGGTGGTCGCTCCGGCAGCGGGCGTCGCCGCGGTCCGACCTCACCCGCCCGGCGCCGCCCGGAGCTCCGGGAAGTACCGGCCGTGGAAGTCGAAGGGGACCGCGTGCGACAGCGTCGCCCGGGCGCGCTCCGTGAACGTCTCGCCGTCGAGGACGAGCAGGCGCGACCGGTCGGCGTCGACGTCGAGCGCGACCGTCAGCACGACCCCGTCGTCCTCGCGCTCGCCGTCGGGCGCCGGCACGAATATCGGCTCGCCGAAGTAGTCGCCTCCCGCGTCGAACGTCTCCACTGTCCCCGTCTCGACGTCCAGCTTCAGGACCCGACGCGCCCACTCGGTGACCGGCGTGTCCATGCCCATCGCGTACACGTACCGATGCTCGCGACACCACCGCGCGGGCGACGCGGTCGGCAGCGCGCTACCGGCGTCGTACAGCGTCTCGCGGGAGACCGTCGCGTCGTCACGGTCTCCCTCGCCCGCGCCGCTGCCGTACCGGCCCGTCCCGGTCGCCGTCCCGAGGTCGACCGTGAATCGCTCGATCCGACCGGCGATGGCGCCCATCTCGCCGGCGCGGACGTTCTCCAGGTACAGCGAGTCGATCGCGGTCGCGTCCGGGACCGTCTCCAGGTCGAAGACGACCTCGCCCCCGCCGTCGCGCTCGAAGGCGTTGACGTGGTGGAAGCCGAAGGTCGGGTCCGCGACCGGCTCCGCGACGACGTCTCCCGTCGTCCGGTCGATCACGACGATCCGGGTCCCGCGCTCGGGCTCCCACTCGAACTGCTCGATGAACGGAGGTTGTCGCCCCGGCTTCAGGAACCGGCGCGGGTCGAGCCGGAGCGGGAACTCCGTCAACACGACGTACCGGGGCGTGAGCGCGAAGCTGTGCATGTACGCCGGGCGATCGGTCTCGACGCTACCGACGTGGCGCCGGTCCCCGTCGGCGGTCCACGCGGTGACGTGGTACCGGCTCGTCCGTCCGAACTCGGTGTCGACGGTGACGAGCGCGCCGGTCGCCGGGTCGCGCTTGAAGTGGGCACACGAGAGCTGGCCGCTCGGCGCGTCGCCGTCGCGGTCGGCGTACCCCGTCGTTTCGAGCGTGTCCGGGTCGAACCGGACGCCCCGCGGCGACTCGGTCAGCGCGACGTACGCGTCGCCGACCCGCTCGGCGACGATGTTCGCGTTGTCGTACGGCTCGGCGAGGAACGTCGCCAGCCGCGAGCGGAGCGTCGTCTCGCCGGTGGCGAAGCCGCCCTCGAACTCGCCGCTCGTCGCCGCCTCGTACGCGTCCGTCCGGAGGAAGCGGTTGCGGTAGTGGACAGCGTCGGTGTCGCCGTCGCCGTCATCCCCGGTCACCGAATCGGCGGTGTCCTCTGGATCGAAGGTGAAGCGGTACACCATCGCCAACCCGTCGAACCAGTGGTCCACCTCGCTCCCGTCCGGGAACGAGAACGTTCCGGGACCGTTTCGGATCAGGCTCCCCCGGAGCCATGGCGGCAGGTCGCCGCGCATCGGTATCGACGCGGCCGTCTCCTCGCGGAGCGAGTGGAACCCGGCGTGCGAGTTCATGACAGTCACCCGGGGCGCGGCGGGCTAAGGTCTGACGGCGACGCGAGGCGCGTCGGCCCGCCGACTGCAGCACGGACGACTCACGCCGGGTCGGCGTCGACCACCGTCGAGATCCGGGCGTTCTCCTTGATCCGGATCCCGGCGTCGCCGACGGACAGCGGGACACGCGGCAGTTCTGCGACGCGGAGCGTGGGATGGAACGCGCCCCGCTCCAGCAGCGCGTCCCGCGTCTGGACCGTGAACCGCAGGTCGTCGCCGGCGAACGACTCGTTGTGCTCGACGAGGTACGTGCCCGCGTCGAGCGACCACCACTCGTACTCGTCGTCGGGGTCGCGCTTCTCGCGCTCGCGCGGCTCGGTCGCGGCGGCCTCGAGCTCGCCGCCGCCGAAGTCGACGCGTCCCGGTCCGGTGATCTCGTAGACCTCGGCGACGGTCAGGTCGACGCCGCTCCCCTCGGTCTGTGTCGGTTCGTGCACGAGTCCGTCGATGTGGGTCGCATACGGCGACATCGGTGAGTCCGTTGCCGCCGAGGCGACCTAAAGGCACGCGGCGCCTGTGAGCGACGGGGCGCCGCACGTGACCGGCGAGGCCGGCGCCGCGACCGCGTCTCAGTCGGCGATCCGGTTCGCCGGGTCCCCGGTTGCGGCCGCGCGACGCGACTGGACGACGAACAGCGTCGTGGCGAAGCCGATGAACGCGGCCGCGAGCAGGAACCCGGTCTCCGTCGACGTGAAGTCCATCGTCGTCCCGACGATGACCGGGCCGAGGACCTGCCCGACCTTCCAGGAGATGGAGCGCAGCGACATGGCGCTCGCGACCGACTCGCGGCGCTCGCCCTTGTCGACGAACAGCGACATGCTCGCCGGCAGCCGGATCGAGTCGGCGACGCCGAGCAGCGAGTACGCGCCGAACAGCGCGAAGAAGGCGCCGCCGAGCGTCTGCGAGTCGTCGAGGTACGACACGGTCACCGGCGACACCGTCCCCTCGAAGTACGCCGCCAGCGGGACGGCCGCGGTGCCGACGCCGTACAGGAGGGCGCCCAGCGCGACGAACCCGTGGCGGCGGCCGTACCGGTCGGTGAGCCCGCCGACGAACCCCTGCGTGACCGCCTTCGTCGCCTTCCCGCCGGCCATGATCCAGCCGATGGCGAACGCCGAGATCCCGAACGAGGTCCGCGCGTAGATGGGGAGGAAGATGATCACGGCCATCTTGCCGACGCTGAACGTGAACCGGAACACGACCAGCGATCGGAGCATCGGGAGCGCGAGCAGCGACCGGAACGTCTCGATCCCGCCCGACTCCTCAGGGCTCTTCTGTCCGCCGGGATCGTCGCGGAGGAAGCGCCACACCAGCAGGAACGCCCCGAGCGTGATGAGCGAGAGGACCGCGTACGCCTCGGTGAACCCGTAGGCGTACAGGAGGTAGCCGCCGAAGAGGTCGCCCGCGAGCGACGAGACCGAGGCGAACTGGTTGTACGAGCCGAGCCAGAGCCCCTGGTCGTCGTCGGGGCTGATCTCGCCGATGACCGTCGCGCCCGTGATCCACAGCAGGCTCGCCCCGAGCCCCTGCGCCATCCGGACCAGGATCACGTGGACCGGACTGTTCACGAAGACGAAGCCGACGAAGACGGCGACGTTTAGCAGGAAGCCGGCGAGCAGAT comes from the Halorubrum depositum genome and includes:
- a CDS encoding competence/damage-inducible protein A is translated as MEVALITVGDELLSGDTVNTNANWLAGELSDRGVAVARILSLPDDRAEIAEHVREYAAAFDAVIVTGGIGSTPDDVTMEAVADAFDREMVATDLTRESVDRRLAAIRERVPDREFDVDAEAEAAVPEGSRPLVTEAGLAPGCVIEGVYVMPGIPDELKATFATVADEFAGDRRSRFLYTVEPESNIVPALREAMERFDVAVGCYPDREADHNRLKVTATDDDALEEAAAWLLANVNASETPVRRNWD
- a CDS encoding dihydrolipoyl dehydrogenase; this encodes MQEFDFLVIGSGSGLDVANAMAGRGNSVAVVEEGRLGGTCLNRGCIPSKQLLYHADVMETIEGASAFEIDAEVNGVDFAEIVRKVNEDVSESSESIRRGLSSSNAHDLFEGTGRFVDDRTVEIVDGDDAGATLRADTALVATGTRPSIPPIDGIEDVDYLTSTEALRLETPPEHLVIVGGGYIAAELGHFFGTFGSDVTIVGRREHLLPEADAEVGEAFTDRYADRFDVYTGYEAVAADETDGEVTIEARPYPEADAVRAGGETVGAPDEAENVTVSGDALLVAAGRRPNTDALNLDATGVETDEEGFVETDEYLRTDADGVWALGDVVGEYLLKHSANHEAKALIRNLLGDEMDPVDYSAMPFAVFASPEVAGVGAREQDLRATDAEYATRTYAYDETARGSAMHADGFVKVLIDLDGNIEGCHIVGPEASNLIEEVVVAMTSGSGTVEDIRDAVHVHPALSEVVDRAFSGQFSRGGGHDHQHHRHG
- a CDS encoding DsrE family protein, coding for MAKAAVVILAGNESHADYGRLANALEAAKEFAENDDDELELIFDGAGTQWIPELEDEESDYHELYQAVRDDAAVCDYCSGAFGVEDAVSDAGLVTLDDHDGHPSIRSLVDDDYEIITF
- a CDS encoding ABC transporter ATP-binding protein, with amino-acid sequence METDPDRSAAPGSRSENPVWRLYVEYGTGRRYAVLGAVATVVGRAFGLVPAFVIGLAVDAIFLAERPYALPLVPDGVVPGTDVGQLYFSIAVLLGATLVGAVASWVEDWGWSVFAQRVQRDLRVDAYERLQDLELAYFTGNRTGDLMSVLNNDVNALETFLEDGLSATLWILATVVGIGVILVGLNPPLTAVTLLPIPLLAAFTLLFTRLIEPRYLSIREEIGDLNSRLENNVSGIEVIKSEGAERFEAERVAEASDQYLTANLSAIKVRITYFPGLNVISGVGFAVTFLVGGLWVLGRPAFGLTGALTPGAFVTFVIYAQQFLWPIIRLGDVVDDYERAKAAGSRVQGVLSRDPAIRDRSDASPLEVGDGAVTYDDVRFAYSGDAVLEDVDFAVEGGTTVGVVGPTGAGKSTLLKLLPRLYDVDDGAVRIDGRDVRDVTLRSLRRSIGYVSQEPFLFFGTVAENLRYGTFDASDDDVERAARRAQAHEFIENLPDGYDTLVGERGVKLSGGQRQRLALARTMLKDPEILVLDEATSAVDTETEALIQDRLVAFAADRTTFVIAHRLSSVRTADRILVLDDGRVVEDGTHEGLLEADGLYANFWRVQTGDIASLPRSFLERALSRQAVVDLGDDGDEERTE
- a CDS encoding SDR family NAD(P)-dependent oxidoreductase; translation: MTRTAVVAGVGPGLGESLARKFAAEGCRVALFARSTEYIEGLAADLPDPGEGLAVTTDLTDVEAIRDGFEAVREAFGPVDVLVNHASAASWTGLMDTSVEAFEEAWAVNGRGAFVCSQEAVDDMLAAGGGTVIFTGATSAVRSRGGAIGFTAAKFAARGMAMDVAQEFGGEGVHVAHVVIDGQIDSPGARERDPDREAETFLDPDELAETYWHLVERDDVGTQPFEVHVTNGPNPSEFI
- a CDS encoding carotenoid oxygenase family protein, which codes for MNSHAGFHSLREETAASIPMRGDLPPWLRGSLIRNGPGTFSFPDGSEVDHWFDGLAMVYRFTFDPEDTADSVTGDDGDGDTDAVHYRNRFLRTDAYEAATSGEFEGGFATGETTLRSRLATFLAEPYDNANIVAERVGDAYVALTESPRGVRFDPDTLETTGYADRDGDAPSGQLSCAHFKRDPATGALVTVDTEFGRTSRYHVTAWTADGDRRHVGSVETDRPAYMHSFALTPRYVVLTEFPLRLDPRRFLKPGRQPPFIEQFEWEPERGTRIVVIDRTTGDVVAEPVADPTFGFHHVNAFERDGGGEVVFDLETVPDATAIDSLYLENVRAGEMGAIAGRIERFTVDLGTATGTGRYGSGAGEGDRDDATVSRETLYDAGSALPTASPARWCREHRYVYAMGMDTPVTEWARRVLKLDVETGTVETFDAGGDYFGEPIFVPAPDGEREDDGVVLTVALDVDADRSRLLVLDGETFTERARATLSHAVPFDFHGRYFPELRAAPGG
- a CDS encoding dCTP deaminase/dUTPase family protein, which produces MSPYATHIDGLVHEPTQTEGSGVDLTVAEVYEITGPGRVDFGGGELEAAATEPREREKRDPDDEYEWWSLDAGTYLVEHNESFAGDDLRFTVQTRDALLERGAFHPTLRVAELPRVPLSVGDAGIRIKENARISTVVDADPA
- a CDS encoding MFS transporter, which codes for MALGDSVRLLRDAEFGSLAGTAFARSQAYSTILIALALYADLFGTTGFVEGLFGASFALVQLVVVLPLGRAVDTGNAKRYLLAGFLLNVAVFVGFVFVNSPVHVILVRMAQGLGASLLWITGATVIGEISPDDDQGLWLGSYNQFASVSSLAGDLFGGYLLYAYGFTEAYAVLSLITLGAFLLVWRFLRDDPGGQKSPEESGGIETFRSLLALPMLRSLVVFRFTFSVGKMAVIIFLPIYARTSFGISAFAIGWIMAGGKATKAVTQGFVGGLTDRYGRRHGFVALGALLYGVGTAAVPLAAYFEGTVSPVTVSYLDDSQTLGGAFFALFGAYSLLGVADSIRLPASMSLFVDKGERRESVASAMSLRSISWKVGQVLGPVIVGTTMDFTSTETGFLLAAAFIGFATTLFVVQSRRAAATGDPANRIAD